Genomic window (Pseudomonas xantholysinigenes):
TACAGGTCGGCATTGCCTTCGGCGGCCAGGGCCAGGTGGCTGGCGCTGGCCAGGGCCAGGGCGGTGAACAGGGACGGGACTTTCATCGGGTTTCTCCTTGAAACGTCAGAAATGCGCGGGCTGGGTATTGCCCACGAGGGTGCCGGGACGATGGGCAAGCAAGGTGCGCAGGGGGAATTCCCAGACCACGGTGTCGATCTGCGGGTTGTGCAGTTGATCGCTGGCGAGGAACTGGTTCATCGCCTCGAACGGGCCACGGGCCTCCACGGCGATGCTCAACAAGTCGCGGTTGAGGGCCTCCTTGAGGAAGCCGACGAAGTTCCAGTCGTCGATCTTGCTGTAGCTGGTGCCCACCAGCAGCAGGCTCTGGCGCTGCTCGGCGAACAGGTCGTCGCTGCTCTGCTCGGCCTTGAGGGTTTCGTACAGCTCGATGGTGCTGGCGCCGAATTGCGGGGCGAGGCGGGCATGGTCGAACTGCAGGTAGTTCATCAGGTCGCCCTTGACCTGCTTGTCGCCGGCCCGGCGCGACTCATACACCTGATCGCCCAGCAACTGCGGGCGCTGGCGTGCCAGCTCGTAGGCCGACAGGCGCGCGCCGTCCGGGCTCCAGTGGGTATCGGTCTTGAGGAACAGCCGCGGGCCGCCGAGGTTGCGCAGGTAGGCTTCGCGCAGTGGCACCACATCCAGTTGGCGTGCCTGCAGGTCGGCGACGAAGCGCTCGTAGAGGCTCGCCACTCGTGGGTCGAAGGTGCGCGCGGCATGGCTGGCGTAGATATCCAGCTTCATCGGCAGCGGCAGCAGCACCAGGTGCTTGCCTCGCGCGGCCAGTTGCCGCTCGATGTCGGCGATCCGCGCCAGCTGGCTGTCCAGGTTGGCGTCCAGGTCGTTGGGCACGCGGTATTCCTGGTTGGTGTAGAGCCAGCCGTCGTTGCCCAGCACCACGCCCTTGGTGCCCTCGCCGAACAGCTGGAACTGGGCATCGGCCCACAGCGTGACCGAGGGCTCGCGCAGGAAGAAACGTTTGTCGTAGGCCTGCTCGAACTTGCGCAGCAGCTTGCCATCGACGAACAGGGGCCAGGCGTCGCTCTGGGTGCGGGCGAAGCTCAGCACCGGGGGCAGCGAGTAGACGAACATCGCCGCCAGCACCAGGGCGAAGATCACACCATTGGCCTTGCTGGCCGAATTCATCACCGGATACACGGTGTTCTCCTAGAACTGGAAATACAGGAACGGCGAGAACGAATTGGCCGCCAGGCTGCTCAGCGCCAGCAGGAAGCCTCCCCACAGCAGCAGGCTGTGCAGCACGCCGACGTGGCGCATGAAGTAGCCGGTCTTGTTGCCGGCGTAGAAGCGCACGTTGTTGATCCCGGCGAGGATCAGCCAGGCCAGCGCCACCAGGGCGAAGGCCATGGCCATCTTCGAGGCGCCGAGCACATAGAGCTCCAGCGAGCCGAGGCCGTTGAAGCCCAGCAGCGCCTGGTAGATCGCCAGGCTGTGGCGCAGGTCCATGGTGAAGAACAGCGGCATGCTGAGGATGATCAGCAGCGCGGTGCGCAGGTTGCGGCCCAGGTGGTAGGGGGTGTTGACCTTGGTGGCCAGGCCGAACGTGCGTTCGAGCACCATGCCCAGGCCGAAGAACAGCCCCCAGCAGATGAAGGCGAAGCTCGCCCCGTGCCACAGGCCTGATAGCAGCATGGTCCAGACCAGCGCCGGCAGCGCGCCGGCCACGCGCTTGCGCACCAGCGGCATGTACACGTAGTCGCGCAGGAAATGCGCCAGGGTCATGTGCCAGCGCGACCAGAACTCGGTGATGCTCTGCGACACATAGGGCTGGTTGAAGTTTTCCGGGAACCGAAAGCCCATCATCAAGGCCAGGCCCAGCGCCATGTGGCTGTAGCCGGCGAAGTCGAAGTACAGCTGCAGGGTCGAGACCACCAGGCCGAACCAGGCGTCGCTGAATTGCAGCGTGCCTTCGCCGACGAACAGCAGGTTGATCGGCGCCAGGCGGTCGGCGATCAGCACCTTCATGATGAAGCCGAGCATGAAGCGGCATACGCCCAGGGAGAACAGCTCCAGCGAGTGGCTGCGCTGGCGCAGCTGCGGCGCCAGTTGGCTGTAGCGCAGGATCGGCCCCGCCACCAGGTGCGGGAACAGCGCGACGAAGGCGGCGAAGTCGATGAAGCTGCGGGTGGGCGTGGCGTCCTTGCGATAGATGTCGACGATGTAGCTCAGCGCGTGGAACACGTAGAACGAGATGCCCAGCGGCAGGAAAATGTGCTCCAGGGTCCAGGTGTTGATGCCCAGCGGCACCAGCAGCAGGGCCAGCACCTCGGCGCCGAAGTTGGCGTACTTGAAGTAGCCGAGGGTGGCCAGGTTGCCGGCCACGCCGAGCCACAGCAGGCGCAGGGCGACGCGCTTGGCGCCAGCGTCCAGGCGCGCCTTGATGGCCAGGCCGAAGCCGTAGTTCCAGGCGGTGATGGCGACGAACAGCAGCAGGAAGTCTGGGCGCCACCAGGCATAGAAGATGTAGCTGGCGGCGACGATCACCAGCGAGCGCCACTGCGGCCGGGCCAGGTAGTAGATGGCCAGGAACAGTGGCAGGTAGAGGAACAGGAACACGTTGGAGGCGAAGATCATGCTGGGCTGCCCTCAATAACTGATCACGATGCCGACGCTCAGCTGGTAGTCGTCACCGGTGTTCAGTGCGCTGCCGGCGTTGAGGTAGCTGGCGCTGACCAGGGTGTTGACGTCCAGGCGCTTGCCGTCGAGGGCCACCGGGAACATTTTCCAGTAGTAGTTGAGGTCGATCATCTGGCCGACGTTGTCGCCCTTGCCCTGGCCGGTTGCCAGCGCGTCCTGGCGGCGGGCGCGGTAGTCGGCGCCCATGCGGATCGGCAGGGTGCCCTGGTCGTCGCGCAGGTTGAGCTGGGTGAGCCGCAGGTCCAGCGCGCTGCGTGGCGTCGGGCGGGTCTGCAGGGCCAGGCCGTAGTAGCTCAGGTTGCGCAGGTCGAGGGCCACGAACGAACTGGTCAGGCGCGTGCTGTACGAGCCCTGGCGAGTGATGCGGTCGGACTGGATCGGGTTGAGGCGAAAGCCATCGTTGTCGTCGCTCGGCTTGTCGGTTAGGCCGCCACGCAGGGCAAGGCGTGGCGTCCAGGGCAGGTGGTCGAAGCGCTTGCCGATTTCGCCCAGGGCAGCCCAGCCACGGCTGGCATGACCGGTGCTGGTGACGCCGTTGCCGGCGGTGTTGTCCATCGTACCGTCGAGGGCCGCCAGTTCCAGGTGATAGTCGCTGTCCAGCGGCAGGTGCTCGCCCTTGAAGAACAGGCCGTAGCGCCAGCCCTTGAAATCGTAGCGGTCGTCGATGTCGTGGTCGCTGCGGTCGTTCTCGTGCATCAGGCGCAGGCCGACCTGGTGGTTGCTGCTCCAGCGGTAGGCGTACTGGCCCATCACGTAGAGGGTGCGCTCTTCGCTGGCGGGCAGCGAATTGACGTCGGTGTTGTAGTTGTGGAATTTCTGGCCGACGGCGATGAAGCCGTCGGAGAAGCTGTCCTGGTAGTTGAAGCGCAGCGATTCCAGGCTGTCGTCCCACCAGATGCCGTAGTCGTCGTTGAAGCGCTGGCGGCCGAACGACAGCGAGAAACGCGGGTCGTCGCCGATCAGGTTGCGCTTGACGTACAGTTCGCGCAGCTCGGCGTACCAGCCCTCGGCTTGCTCGCGGGCGTTGTTGTTGGTCGACTCGTTCGCCAGGTTGCTCGACTGGCTGGAGTCGTAGTTGAGCCACAGGCGTCCATAGACCATCCACTTGGCCCAGCGTTTTTCCGGCGAGTACCAGGCGAACGATGGCTCATAGCGCAGGCTGTAGAAGCTTTCGCGGTTACGGCCGACCTGGGAGTCTTCGGGGCCATAGCCGGTCTGCACGGTGAGCTTGTTGAAGAACTCCGAGGTGATCACCGGCTCGCCGCCGTCGGCGGCCAGGCGCACCGACGCTTGGCTGTCGGCCTCGGGGCCGGTGATTTCCTCCGCCGCCAGTGCCGCCGGCAGTGGCGCCAGGGCGAGCAGGGCGCCGAGCAGGGGGGGATGCGCTTTCACAGGGAGGCCTCCTTCAACAGATCGCCGCGCGCGGCCAGGGCGCGGGCGATGTCATCCTTGGGCAAGGTCTTGTCCAGCCGCCTGAGCAGGCCGCGGGCGCGGGTCTCGCCCAGGTCCAGGGCGATGCGGGCATAGGTATAGGCCTTGACCGGGTCGTGGCAGATCGCCCGGCCACGCAGTTGCACGGTGGCCATGCGGTACCAGGCCGCGGTCGAGCCT
Coding sequences:
- a CDS encoding alginate O-acetyltransferase, giving the protein MYPVMNSASKANGVIFALVLAAMFVYSLPPVLSFARTQSDAWPLFVDGKLLRKFEQAYDKRFFLREPSVTLWADAQFQLFGEGTKGVVLGNDGWLYTNQEYRVPNDLDANLDSQLARIADIERQLAARGKHLVLLPLPMKLDIYASHAARTFDPRVASLYERFVADLQARQLDVVPLREAYLRNLGGPRLFLKTDTHWSPDGARLSAYELARQRPQLLGDQVYESRRAGDKQVKGDLMNYLQFDHARLAPQFGASTIELYETLKAEQSSDDLFAEQRQSLLLVGTSYSKIDDWNFVGFLKEALNRDLLSIAVEARGPFEAMNQFLASDQLHNPQIDTVVWEFPLRTLLAHRPGTLVGNTQPAHF
- a CDS encoding MBOAT family O-acyltransferase: MIFASNVFLFLYLPLFLAIYYLARPQWRSLVIVAASYIFYAWWRPDFLLLFVAITAWNYGFGLAIKARLDAGAKRVALRLLWLGVAGNLATLGYFKYANFGAEVLALLLVPLGINTWTLEHIFLPLGISFYVFHALSYIVDIYRKDATPTRSFIDFAAFVALFPHLVAGPILRYSQLAPQLRQRSHSLELFSLGVCRFMLGFIMKVLIADRLAPINLLFVGEGTLQFSDAWFGLVVSTLQLYFDFAGYSHMALGLALMMGFRFPENFNQPYVSQSITEFWSRWHMTLAHFLRDYVYMPLVRKRVAGALPALVWTMLLSGLWHGASFAFICWGLFFGLGMVLERTFGLATKVNTPYHLGRNLRTALLIILSMPLFFTMDLRHSLAIYQALLGFNGLGSLELYVLGASKMAMAFALVALAWLILAGINNVRFYAGNKTGYFMRHVGVLHSLLLWGGFLLALSSLAANSFSPFLYFQF
- a CDS encoding alginate export family protein, which translates into the protein MKAHPPLLGALLALAPLPAALAAEEITGPEADSQASVRLAADGGEPVITSEFFNKLTVQTGYGPEDSQVGRNRESFYSLRYEPSFAWYSPEKRWAKWMVYGRLWLNYDSSQSSNLANESTNNNAREQAEGWYAELRELYVKRNLIGDDPRFSLSFGRQRFNDDYGIWWDDSLESLRFNYQDSFSDGFIAVGQKFHNYNTDVNSLPASEERTLYVMGQYAYRWSSNHQVGLRLMHENDRSDHDIDDRYDFKGWRYGLFFKGEHLPLDSDYHLELAALDGTMDNTAGNGVTSTGHASRGWAALGEIGKRFDHLPWTPRLALRGGLTDKPSDDNDGFRLNPIQSDRITRQGSYSTRLTSSFVALDLRNLSYYGLALQTRPTPRSALDLRLTQLNLRDDQGTLPIRMGADYRARRQDALATGQGKGDNVGQMIDLNYYWKMFPVALDGKRLDVNTLVSASYLNAGSALNTGDDYQLSVGIVISY